Proteins found in one Venturia canescens isolate UGA chromosome 8, ASM1945775v1, whole genome shotgun sequence genomic segment:
- the Mondo gene encoding carbohydrate-responsive element-binding protein isoform X1, translating into MQAELLYRKPPMMTSPQNMQMTQPQQMHQAATGHRGNKRETRDSRETIHSGHFMVSDFEAEAQDDEDELAVPVPEEEAARLAIIAPIGFSLEKFVSNSSVDKTSQQLSIETSLNKLFQCMSLAYRQKLTSPKWNRFKGIRLRWKDKIRLNNVIWRCWHMQFILKQNTLVCQFASPLDVDTHNKPEAVVLEGKYWKRKLAAVTAEYKKWRMFYRNKILGWTNKDGTDMLESMDMLDWGSGMCSSGGFGTGLGNSYGGSSGFSGSESVHSMMVDEDYMELMTDTLFSTISSNQPLYFPDPREIARGASLADFIQPSLGPLQPNLDDFMDTLEPLQEFLNSKLPSVPEEEDMFRQGGLNSSNYSDLELMQPINSHNNTNNSTNQVGQMNESTVVSNQASNQNNQRDEHAEQRQQDNADLQNLQYTAKIYTQPENSSIYRNNVSLSDNYSGGRQHFEAAGIPSQQVMREKSRNGRSTSRSNRVIQQAQQQQNSYCQNAQVVTYQQQQQPFSIDLQTVQLNSSVNQVELNSLTDASQMTGHMTGAANYGQTSPQPRAIRPLPSVVPQQQQQQPITDSFKIIQQPQQGYKFTAPGPNFNAQHCKFRNSGFKTLAGQPVVTVSTNQPNQSHILLQCRPSGLDLTAPALHPTKLLPRPTQTNSTSDKEEVFAVPKYQMKARNRSRSSSSLGPQRIQPPPLVSAVSDPALNINNNVLLAHLLTNNTTGLYTVSSGPEHKVMATSSHQNSMKHILPMLSASPASSGQQQTSQSQQQQQISSNTTHHIATPITIQTITNSSSMSPNQQQQQQQQQNAPGQVLLPSKNQASQQQQQHQGSTSPSSPKDSSKAHSPQGPSLSPLHSPMSLGSPLSPSRSNYGGKGDGQQPERGQYKEQRRVGHIHAEQKRRYNIKNGFDMLHSLIPQLNQNPNTKLSKAAMLQKGADYIKQLRAERHQLKEEMDSLKNQIECLNTSISNCQSMLPATGAPISRQRTNKMKEMFDEYVRKRTRENWKFWIFSILLEPLMISFNASVSTASIEDLYRSTILWVEQHCSLVDLRPAVLNSLRHLCTATDILSDPLRLPEEAMAAVNHTERRRSTQ; encoded by the exons ATGCAGGCCGAATTGTTGTATCGCAAGCCCCCGATGATGACGTCACCCCAAAACATGCAAATGACGCAGCCCCAGCAAATGCATCAAGCGGCCACCGGGCACCGAGGGAACAAACGAGAAACCCGCGACTCCCGGGAGACAATACATTCGGGACATTTTATGGTGTCCGATTTCGAGGCCGAGGCGcaggacgacgaagacgaactCGCGGTCCCGGTGCCCGAAGAAGAAGCCGCGCGCTTGGCCATCATCGCGCCCATCGGATTCTCCCTCGAAAAATTCGTCTCCAATTCTTCCGTTGACAAAACCTCGCAACAATTGAGCATCGAGACTTCCCTCAACAAGCTCTTTCAGTGCATGTCGCTTGCGTACAG ACAGAAGTTGACGTCGCCAAAATGGAACCGTTTCAAGGGCATAAGGTTAAGATGGAAGGACAAGATTCGGTTGAACAACGTGATATGGCGATGTTGGCACATGCAGT TCATTTTGAAGCAGAATACTCTCGTGTGCCAATTCGCTTCGCCACTCGACGTCGATACCCACAACAAACCGGAG GCTGTTGTCCTCGAAGGCAAATACTGGAAGAGAAAACTCGCTGCGGTTACTGCGGAGTACAAGAAATGGCGGATGTTTTACAGGAACAAGATCCTTGGATGGACGAACAAGGATGGTACGGACATG TTGGAATCAATGGACATGTTGGACTGGGGCAGTGGTATGTGTTCGTCAGGGGGCTTCGGAACGGGTCTTGGAAACTCTTACGGGGGTTCGAGCGGTTTTTCCGGTTCGGAGAGCGTCCACAGCATGATGGTCGATGAGGATTACATGGAGTTGATGACGGATACATTGTTTTCGACCATTAGTTCTAATCAGCCCTTATATTTTCCGGATCCGCGTGAAATTG CCAGAGGCGCGAGTCTCGCAGATTTTATACAACCGAGTCTGGGGCCACTGCAGCCAAATTTGGACGACTTCATGGACACCCTCGAGCCCCTGCAGGAATTTTTGAACTCAAAATTGCCCTCGGTACCCGAGGAAGAGGACATGTTCAGACAGGGGGGTCTGAACAGCAGTAATTATTCGGATCTCGAGCTCATGCAACCGATAAACAGTCACAACAACACGAACAACAGTACGAACCAAGTCGGCCAAATGAACGAGAGTACGGTGGTGTCCAATCAAGCGAGCAATCAAAACAATCAACGGGACGAACACGCCGAACAGAGACAACAGGATAATGCAGATTTACAAAATCTTCAATACACCGCTAAAATTTACACGCAGCCGGAAAATTCATCCATTTATAGGAATAATGT aagtttAAGTGATAATTATAGCGGGGGAAGGCAACATTTCGAGGCAGCAGGAATTCCGAGTCAGCAAGTAATGCGAGAAAAGTCTCGGAACGGAAGATCGACGTCTCGGTCGAATCGAGTCATTCAGCAAGCTCAACAACAGCAAAATTCGTATTGTCAAAATGCCCAAGTCGTGACTTatcaacaacagcagcagccaTTTTCGATAGATTTGCAAACGGTGCAATTGAATTCGAGTGTGAATCAGGTCGAGCTAAATTCCCTTACTGATGCGAGCCAAATGACGGGACACATGACCGGGGCTGCGAATTACGGGCAAACGAGTCCGCAGCCTCGTGCAATACGGCCTCTGCCTTCTGTTGTTccgcaacaacaacagcagcagccaATCACGGACTcttttaaaatcattcaacAACCCCAGCAAGGCTACAAATTTACAGCCCCTGGACCAAATTTCAATGCTCAACATTGCAAATTTCGTAATAGTGGCTTCAAg ACTCTCGCTGGTCAACCAGTAGTAACGGTGTCGACGAATCAGCCGAACCAATCGCACATTCTGTTACAATGCAGACCTTCGGGTCTCGATCTTACCGCACCTGCGTTACACCCCACAAAACTCTTGCCACGACCCACACAAACAAATTCGACGAGTGACAAGGAAGAAGTTTTCGCTGTACCCAAG TATCAAATGAAGGCGCGAAATCGTTCGCGGAGCAGTTCTTCACTTGGGCCACAGCGAATCCAGCCTCCCCCCCTCGTCTCCGCGGTCAGTGATCCCGCTTTAAATATAAACAACAATGTTTTACTCGCCCATTTACTTACCAACA ATACAACGGGACTGTACACGGTGAGTAGCGGGCCCGAGCACAAAGTGATGGCAACGTCGAGTCATCAGAATTCGATGAAGCACATATTGCCCATGTTATCAGCGAGTCCGGCGTCCTCGGGACAGCAACAAACGTCACAGtcacaacagcaacaacaaataTCGAGTAACACGACTCATCACATAGCAACTCCGATTACCATACAAACGATTACGAATTCGTCGAGCATGTCCCCGaatcagcagcagcagcagcagcagcaacag AACGCacccggacaagtacttttaccATCGAAGAATCAAGCgtcgcagcagcagcagcagcatcaaGGCAGCACTAGCCCGAGTTCGCCGAAAGATTCATCGAAGGCTCACAGTCCTCAAGGTCCGAGTCTTAGTCCGTTGCACAGTCCGATGAGCCTGGGGAGTCCGTTGTCACCTTCGCGTAGCAATTATGGCGGGAAAGGTGATGGGCAACAGCCGGAAAGAGGACAGTACAAGGAACAGAGACGCGTCGGTCATATTCATGCCGAGCAGAAGCGTCGTTACAACATTAAAAATGGCTTTGACATGCTTCACAGTCTTATACCCCAATTGAATCAAAATCCGAATACCAAATTGAGCAAAGCGGCTATGCTACAAAAAGGTGCCGATTACATAAAACAATTGAGAGCTGAGAGACACCAGTTGAAGGAAGAAATGGACAGTCTCAAAAACCAAATTGAGTGCCTCAACACTTCGATTAG CAATTGCCAGTCGATGCTACCAGCGACTGGAGCCCCGATTTCTCGGCAGAGGACCAACAAAATGAAGGAGATGTTCGACGAATACGTGCGGAAACGTACGAGAGAAAATTGGAAGTTTTGGATC TTCAGCATATTGCTCGAGCCTCTGATGATATCGTTCAATGCTTCGGTCTCTACGGCCAGTATAGAGGATTTGTACAGGAGCACGATTCTCTGGGTTGAGCAACATTGCTCCCTCGTTGATCTTAGGCCAG CCGTGTTAAATTCCCTGAGGCATTTGTGCACGGCGACCGACATACTATCGGATCCTTTAAGATTGCCGGAAGAGGCAATGGCCGCGGTAAATCACACGGAACGACGTCGTTCAACGCAGTGA
- the Mondo gene encoding carbohydrate-responsive element-binding protein isoform X3, which yields MQFILKQNTLVCQFASPLDVDTHNKPEAVVLEGKYWKRKLAAVTAEYKKWRMFYRNKILGWTNKDGTDMLESMDMLDWGSGMCSSGGFGTGLGNSYGGSSGFSGSESVHSMMVDEDYMELMTDTLFSTISSNQPLYFPDPREIARGASLADFIQPSLGPLQPNLDDFMDTLEPLQEFLNSKLPSVPEEEDMFRQGGLNSSNYSDLELMQPINSHNNTNNSTNQVGQMNESTVVSNQASNQNNQRDEHAEQRQQDNADLQNLQYTAKIYTQPENSSIYRNNVSLSDNYSGGRQHFEAAGIPSQQVMREKSRNGRSTSRSNRVIQQAQQQQNSYCQNAQVVTYQQQQQPFSIDLQTVQLNSSVNQVELNSLTDASQMTGHMTGAANYGQTSPQPRAIRPLPSVVPQQQQQQPITDSFKIIQQPQQGYKFTAPGPNFNAQHCKFRNSGFKTLAGQPVVTVSTNQPNQSHILLQCRPSGLDLTAPALHPTKLLPRPTQTNSTSDKEEVFAVPKYQMKARNRSRSSSSLGPQRIQPPPLVSAVSDPALNINNNVLLAHLLTNNTTGLYTVSSGPEHKVMATSSHQNSMKHILPMLSASPASSGQQQTSQSQQQQQISSNTTHHIATPITIQTITNSSSMSPNQQQQQQQQQNAPGQVLLPSKNQASQQQQQHQGSTSPSSPKDSSKAHSPQGPSLSPLHSPMSLGSPLSPSRSNYGGKGDGQQPERGQYKEQRRVGHIHAEQKRRYNIKNGFDMLHSLIPQLNQNPNTKLSKAAMLQKGADYIKQLRAERHQLKEEMDSLKNQIECLNTSISNCQSMLPATGAPISRQRTNKMKEMFDEYVRKRTRENWKFWIFSILLEPLMISFNASVSTASIEDLYRSTILWVEQHCSLVDLRPAVLNSLRHLCTATDILSDPLRLPEEAMAAVNHTERRRSTQ from the exons ATGCAGT TCATTTTGAAGCAGAATACTCTCGTGTGCCAATTCGCTTCGCCACTCGACGTCGATACCCACAACAAACCGGAG GCTGTTGTCCTCGAAGGCAAATACTGGAAGAGAAAACTCGCTGCGGTTACTGCGGAGTACAAGAAATGGCGGATGTTTTACAGGAACAAGATCCTTGGATGGACGAACAAGGATGGTACGGACATG TTGGAATCAATGGACATGTTGGACTGGGGCAGTGGTATGTGTTCGTCAGGGGGCTTCGGAACGGGTCTTGGAAACTCTTACGGGGGTTCGAGCGGTTTTTCCGGTTCGGAGAGCGTCCACAGCATGATGGTCGATGAGGATTACATGGAGTTGATGACGGATACATTGTTTTCGACCATTAGTTCTAATCAGCCCTTATATTTTCCGGATCCGCGTGAAATTG CCAGAGGCGCGAGTCTCGCAGATTTTATACAACCGAGTCTGGGGCCACTGCAGCCAAATTTGGACGACTTCATGGACACCCTCGAGCCCCTGCAGGAATTTTTGAACTCAAAATTGCCCTCGGTACCCGAGGAAGAGGACATGTTCAGACAGGGGGGTCTGAACAGCAGTAATTATTCGGATCTCGAGCTCATGCAACCGATAAACAGTCACAACAACACGAACAACAGTACGAACCAAGTCGGCCAAATGAACGAGAGTACGGTGGTGTCCAATCAAGCGAGCAATCAAAACAATCAACGGGACGAACACGCCGAACAGAGACAACAGGATAATGCAGATTTACAAAATCTTCAATACACCGCTAAAATTTACACGCAGCCGGAAAATTCATCCATTTATAGGAATAATGT aagtttAAGTGATAATTATAGCGGGGGAAGGCAACATTTCGAGGCAGCAGGAATTCCGAGTCAGCAAGTAATGCGAGAAAAGTCTCGGAACGGAAGATCGACGTCTCGGTCGAATCGAGTCATTCAGCAAGCTCAACAACAGCAAAATTCGTATTGTCAAAATGCCCAAGTCGTGACTTatcaacaacagcagcagccaTTTTCGATAGATTTGCAAACGGTGCAATTGAATTCGAGTGTGAATCAGGTCGAGCTAAATTCCCTTACTGATGCGAGCCAAATGACGGGACACATGACCGGGGCTGCGAATTACGGGCAAACGAGTCCGCAGCCTCGTGCAATACGGCCTCTGCCTTCTGTTGTTccgcaacaacaacagcagcagccaATCACGGACTcttttaaaatcattcaacAACCCCAGCAAGGCTACAAATTTACAGCCCCTGGACCAAATTTCAATGCTCAACATTGCAAATTTCGTAATAGTGGCTTCAAg ACTCTCGCTGGTCAACCAGTAGTAACGGTGTCGACGAATCAGCCGAACCAATCGCACATTCTGTTACAATGCAGACCTTCGGGTCTCGATCTTACCGCACCTGCGTTACACCCCACAAAACTCTTGCCACGACCCACACAAACAAATTCGACGAGTGACAAGGAAGAAGTTTTCGCTGTACCCAAG TATCAAATGAAGGCGCGAAATCGTTCGCGGAGCAGTTCTTCACTTGGGCCACAGCGAATCCAGCCTCCCCCCCTCGTCTCCGCGGTCAGTGATCCCGCTTTAAATATAAACAACAATGTTTTACTCGCCCATTTACTTACCAACA ATACAACGGGACTGTACACGGTGAGTAGCGGGCCCGAGCACAAAGTGATGGCAACGTCGAGTCATCAGAATTCGATGAAGCACATATTGCCCATGTTATCAGCGAGTCCGGCGTCCTCGGGACAGCAACAAACGTCACAGtcacaacagcaacaacaaataTCGAGTAACACGACTCATCACATAGCAACTCCGATTACCATACAAACGATTACGAATTCGTCGAGCATGTCCCCGaatcagcagcagcagcagcagcagcaacag AACGCacccggacaagtacttttaccATCGAAGAATCAAGCgtcgcagcagcagcagcagcatcaaGGCAGCACTAGCCCGAGTTCGCCGAAAGATTCATCGAAGGCTCACAGTCCTCAAGGTCCGAGTCTTAGTCCGTTGCACAGTCCGATGAGCCTGGGGAGTCCGTTGTCACCTTCGCGTAGCAATTATGGCGGGAAAGGTGATGGGCAACAGCCGGAAAGAGGACAGTACAAGGAACAGAGACGCGTCGGTCATATTCATGCCGAGCAGAAGCGTCGTTACAACATTAAAAATGGCTTTGACATGCTTCACAGTCTTATACCCCAATTGAATCAAAATCCGAATACCAAATTGAGCAAAGCGGCTATGCTACAAAAAGGTGCCGATTACATAAAACAATTGAGAGCTGAGAGACACCAGTTGAAGGAAGAAATGGACAGTCTCAAAAACCAAATTGAGTGCCTCAACACTTCGATTAG CAATTGCCAGTCGATGCTACCAGCGACTGGAGCCCCGATTTCTCGGCAGAGGACCAACAAAATGAAGGAGATGTTCGACGAATACGTGCGGAAACGTACGAGAGAAAATTGGAAGTTTTGGATC TTCAGCATATTGCTCGAGCCTCTGATGATATCGTTCAATGCTTCGGTCTCTACGGCCAGTATAGAGGATTTGTACAGGAGCACGATTCTCTGGGTTGAGCAACATTGCTCCCTCGTTGATCTTAGGCCAG CCGTGTTAAATTCCCTGAGGCATTTGTGCACGGCGACCGACATACTATCGGATCCTTTAAGATTGCCGGAAGAGGCAATGGCCGCGGTAAATCACACGGAACGACGTCGTTCAACGCAGTGA
- the Mondo gene encoding carbohydrate-responsive element-binding protein isoform X2: MQAELLYRKPPMMTSPQNMQMTQPQQMHQAATGHRGNKRETRDSRETIHSGHFMVSDFEAEAQDDEDELAVPVPEEEAARLAIIAPIGFSLEKFVSNSSVDKTSQQLSIETSLNKLFQCMSLAYRQKLTSPKWNRFKGIRLRWKDKIRLNNVIWRCWHMQFILKQNTLVCQFASPLDVDTHNKPEAVVLEGKYWKRKLAAVTAEYKKWRMFYRNKILGWTNKDGTDMLESMDMLDWGSGMCSSGGFGTGLGNSYGGSSGFSGSESVHSMMVDEDYMELMTDTLFSTISSNQPLYFPDPREIARGASLADFIQPSLGPLQPNLDDFMDTLEPLQEFLNSKLPSVPEEEDMFRQGGLNSSNYSDLELMQPINSHNNTNNSTNQVGQMNESTVVSNQASNQNNQRDEHAEQRQQDNADLQNLQYTAKIYTQPENSSIYRNNVLSDNYSGGRQHFEAAGIPSQQVMREKSRNGRSTSRSNRVIQQAQQQQNSYCQNAQVVTYQQQQQPFSIDLQTVQLNSSVNQVELNSLTDASQMTGHMTGAANYGQTSPQPRAIRPLPSVVPQQQQQQPITDSFKIIQQPQQGYKFTAPGPNFNAQHCKFRNSGFKTLAGQPVVTVSTNQPNQSHILLQCRPSGLDLTAPALHPTKLLPRPTQTNSTSDKEEVFAVPKYQMKARNRSRSSSSLGPQRIQPPPLVSAVSDPALNINNNVLLAHLLTNNTTGLYTVSSGPEHKVMATSSHQNSMKHILPMLSASPASSGQQQTSQSQQQQQISSNTTHHIATPITIQTITNSSSMSPNQQQQQQQQQNAPGQVLLPSKNQASQQQQQHQGSTSPSSPKDSSKAHSPQGPSLSPLHSPMSLGSPLSPSRSNYGGKGDGQQPERGQYKEQRRVGHIHAEQKRRYNIKNGFDMLHSLIPQLNQNPNTKLSKAAMLQKGADYIKQLRAERHQLKEEMDSLKNQIECLNTSISNCQSMLPATGAPISRQRTNKMKEMFDEYVRKRTRENWKFWIFSILLEPLMISFNASVSTASIEDLYRSTILWVEQHCSLVDLRPAVLNSLRHLCTATDILSDPLRLPEEAMAAVNHTERRRSTQ; the protein is encoded by the exons ATGCAGGCCGAATTGTTGTATCGCAAGCCCCCGATGATGACGTCACCCCAAAACATGCAAATGACGCAGCCCCAGCAAATGCATCAAGCGGCCACCGGGCACCGAGGGAACAAACGAGAAACCCGCGACTCCCGGGAGACAATACATTCGGGACATTTTATGGTGTCCGATTTCGAGGCCGAGGCGcaggacgacgaagacgaactCGCGGTCCCGGTGCCCGAAGAAGAAGCCGCGCGCTTGGCCATCATCGCGCCCATCGGATTCTCCCTCGAAAAATTCGTCTCCAATTCTTCCGTTGACAAAACCTCGCAACAATTGAGCATCGAGACTTCCCTCAACAAGCTCTTTCAGTGCATGTCGCTTGCGTACAG ACAGAAGTTGACGTCGCCAAAATGGAACCGTTTCAAGGGCATAAGGTTAAGATGGAAGGACAAGATTCGGTTGAACAACGTGATATGGCGATGTTGGCACATGCAGT TCATTTTGAAGCAGAATACTCTCGTGTGCCAATTCGCTTCGCCACTCGACGTCGATACCCACAACAAACCGGAG GCTGTTGTCCTCGAAGGCAAATACTGGAAGAGAAAACTCGCTGCGGTTACTGCGGAGTACAAGAAATGGCGGATGTTTTACAGGAACAAGATCCTTGGATGGACGAACAAGGATGGTACGGACATG TTGGAATCAATGGACATGTTGGACTGGGGCAGTGGTATGTGTTCGTCAGGGGGCTTCGGAACGGGTCTTGGAAACTCTTACGGGGGTTCGAGCGGTTTTTCCGGTTCGGAGAGCGTCCACAGCATGATGGTCGATGAGGATTACATGGAGTTGATGACGGATACATTGTTTTCGACCATTAGTTCTAATCAGCCCTTATATTTTCCGGATCCGCGTGAAATTG CCAGAGGCGCGAGTCTCGCAGATTTTATACAACCGAGTCTGGGGCCACTGCAGCCAAATTTGGACGACTTCATGGACACCCTCGAGCCCCTGCAGGAATTTTTGAACTCAAAATTGCCCTCGGTACCCGAGGAAGAGGACATGTTCAGACAGGGGGGTCTGAACAGCAGTAATTATTCGGATCTCGAGCTCATGCAACCGATAAACAGTCACAACAACACGAACAACAGTACGAACCAAGTCGGCCAAATGAACGAGAGTACGGTGGTGTCCAATCAAGCGAGCAATCAAAACAATCAACGGGACGAACACGCCGAACAGAGACAACAGGATAATGCAGATTTACAAAATCTTCAATACACCGCTAAAATTTACACGCAGCCGGAAAATTCATCCATTTATAGGAATAATGT tttAAGTGATAATTATAGCGGGGGAAGGCAACATTTCGAGGCAGCAGGAATTCCGAGTCAGCAAGTAATGCGAGAAAAGTCTCGGAACGGAAGATCGACGTCTCGGTCGAATCGAGTCATTCAGCAAGCTCAACAACAGCAAAATTCGTATTGTCAAAATGCCCAAGTCGTGACTTatcaacaacagcagcagccaTTTTCGATAGATTTGCAAACGGTGCAATTGAATTCGAGTGTGAATCAGGTCGAGCTAAATTCCCTTACTGATGCGAGCCAAATGACGGGACACATGACCGGGGCTGCGAATTACGGGCAAACGAGTCCGCAGCCTCGTGCAATACGGCCTCTGCCTTCTGTTGTTccgcaacaacaacagcagcagccaATCACGGACTcttttaaaatcattcaacAACCCCAGCAAGGCTACAAATTTACAGCCCCTGGACCAAATTTCAATGCTCAACATTGCAAATTTCGTAATAGTGGCTTCAAg ACTCTCGCTGGTCAACCAGTAGTAACGGTGTCGACGAATCAGCCGAACCAATCGCACATTCTGTTACAATGCAGACCTTCGGGTCTCGATCTTACCGCACCTGCGTTACACCCCACAAAACTCTTGCCACGACCCACACAAACAAATTCGACGAGTGACAAGGAAGAAGTTTTCGCTGTACCCAAG TATCAAATGAAGGCGCGAAATCGTTCGCGGAGCAGTTCTTCACTTGGGCCACAGCGAATCCAGCCTCCCCCCCTCGTCTCCGCGGTCAGTGATCCCGCTTTAAATATAAACAACAATGTTTTACTCGCCCATTTACTTACCAACA ATACAACGGGACTGTACACGGTGAGTAGCGGGCCCGAGCACAAAGTGATGGCAACGTCGAGTCATCAGAATTCGATGAAGCACATATTGCCCATGTTATCAGCGAGTCCGGCGTCCTCGGGACAGCAACAAACGTCACAGtcacaacagcaacaacaaataTCGAGTAACACGACTCATCACATAGCAACTCCGATTACCATACAAACGATTACGAATTCGTCGAGCATGTCCCCGaatcagcagcagcagcagcagcagcaacag AACGCacccggacaagtacttttaccATCGAAGAATCAAGCgtcgcagcagcagcagcagcatcaaGGCAGCACTAGCCCGAGTTCGCCGAAAGATTCATCGAAGGCTCACAGTCCTCAAGGTCCGAGTCTTAGTCCGTTGCACAGTCCGATGAGCCTGGGGAGTCCGTTGTCACCTTCGCGTAGCAATTATGGCGGGAAAGGTGATGGGCAACAGCCGGAAAGAGGACAGTACAAGGAACAGAGACGCGTCGGTCATATTCATGCCGAGCAGAAGCGTCGTTACAACATTAAAAATGGCTTTGACATGCTTCACAGTCTTATACCCCAATTGAATCAAAATCCGAATACCAAATTGAGCAAAGCGGCTATGCTACAAAAAGGTGCCGATTACATAAAACAATTGAGAGCTGAGAGACACCAGTTGAAGGAAGAAATGGACAGTCTCAAAAACCAAATTGAGTGCCTCAACACTTCGATTAG CAATTGCCAGTCGATGCTACCAGCGACTGGAGCCCCGATTTCTCGGCAGAGGACCAACAAAATGAAGGAGATGTTCGACGAATACGTGCGGAAACGTACGAGAGAAAATTGGAAGTTTTGGATC TTCAGCATATTGCTCGAGCCTCTGATGATATCGTTCAATGCTTCGGTCTCTACGGCCAGTATAGAGGATTTGTACAGGAGCACGATTCTCTGGGTTGAGCAACATTGCTCCCTCGTTGATCTTAGGCCAG CCGTGTTAAATTCCCTGAGGCATTTGTGCACGGCGACCGACATACTATCGGATCCTTTAAGATTGCCGGAAGAGGCAATGGCCGCGGTAAATCACACGGAACGACGTCGTTCAACGCAGTGA